One region of Marivirga arenosa genomic DNA includes:
- a CDS encoding M1 family metallopeptidase, protein MKIIKISVLLFFAISTVLYAQEAQETNQELFKFFGDREGNEFRSASGKPGHNYWQNSADYKIDVTLDEENEMISGKITIDYTNNSPEDLEFVWLHLEQNRFTETSRGTLTTPIQGNRYTGDMDGGYDISNVKAVSGRRGTPSSKHIINDTRMQVFFNEPIEANGGTATISMNFKYQIPVKGMDRMGQLKVDDGTIFAMAQWYPRMVVFDDIRGWNIEPYLSAGEFYLEYGDFEYNVTVPYNHIVVGSGELLNPGDVLTSEQQSRMDKASKSDERVYIITPDEVGDPSKTRPKQSGNLTWKFKIENARDVAWGSSPAFIWDAAKIDLPSGKKAMAQSAYPKESDGEDGYGRSTEYSKASIEHYSNMWYEYPYPNAVNVAADIGGMEYPGLNFCGYQSKNKSLWGVTDHEFGHNWFPMIVGSNERLYAWMDEGFNTFINFYSSEEFNDGEFADDLDETRAYVSWLTSETREKIATYPDVANTRNLGMVAYMKPAMGLLMLREYILGHERFDNAFKAYIERWAYKHPTPGDFFNTIENVAGESLSWFWRTWFYGNGNIDIALDGVYPYQGSYLLVLSNKGEVPMPVKIKVTYADRTDEMVELPVEIWQRGDSWNHLLSTGKEVEKIEIDPNKITPDINGSNDVWPSTYYKD, encoded by the coding sequence ATGAAAATAATTAAAATTTCGGTTTTATTGTTTTTTGCCATATCAACAGTTTTGTATGCGCAAGAAGCACAAGAAACAAACCAAGAATTATTTAAATTCTTTGGGGATAGAGAAGGGAATGAATTTAGATCTGCTTCTGGAAAACCTGGACATAATTACTGGCAAAATAGTGCAGATTATAAAATTGATGTAACCTTAGATGAAGAGAATGAGATGATCTCTGGTAAAATCACTATTGACTATACTAACAATAGTCCTGAAGATTTAGAGTTTGTATGGCTTCATTTAGAACAGAATCGTTTTACAGAAACTTCTAGAGGTACATTAACTACTCCAATTCAAGGCAACAGATATACTGGAGACATGGATGGCGGTTATGATATTTCCAATGTGAAAGCTGTAAGCGGTAGGAGAGGAACTCCATCTTCAAAACATATTATAAATGATACCAGAATGCAGGTTTTCTTCAATGAACCAATTGAAGCTAATGGTGGTACTGCTACAATCAGCATGAATTTCAAATATCAAATTCCAGTAAAGGGAATGGATAGAATGGGTCAATTAAAAGTGGATGATGGAACTATATTTGCCATGGCTCAATGGTATCCTAGAATGGTGGTTTTTGATGATATCAGAGGTTGGAATATTGAACCATATTTAAGTGCTGGTGAGTTTTATTTAGAATATGGTGACTTTGAGTATAATGTCACTGTACCTTACAATCATATAGTAGTTGGTTCTGGTGAGTTATTGAATCCCGGAGATGTACTGACATCTGAGCAGCAAAGTAGAATGGATAAGGCTTCGAAAAGTGATGAAAGAGTTTACATCATTACGCCTGATGAAGTTGGAGATCCTTCTAAAACAAGACCAAAACAGTCAGGAAACTTAACTTGGAAATTCAAAATCGAAAATGCTCGTGATGTAGCATGGGGTTCATCTCCTGCATTCATTTGGGATGCTGCTAAAATTGATCTACCAAGTGGAAAGAAGGCTATGGCACAATCAGCCTATCCTAAAGAAAGTGATGGTGAAGACGGATATGGTAGATCTACAGAATATTCAAAAGCTTCTATAGAGCATTATTCAAATATGTGGTATGAATACCCATATCCAAATGCAGTTAATGTTGCTGCGGATATAGGAGGAATGGAATATCCAGGATTAAACTTCTGTGGGTATCAATCGAAAAATAAATCATTATGGGGAGTGACCGATCACGAATTTGGTCATAACTGGTTTCCAATGATTGTAGGAAGTAACGAAAGACTTTATGCCTGGATGGATGAAGGCTTTAATACATTCATTAATTTTTATTCTTCTGAGGAATTTAATGATGGTGAATTTGCCGATGATTTAGATGAAACTCGTGCTTACGTAAGCTGGCTTACTAGCGAAACCAGAGAAAAGATTGCTACTTACCCAGATGTAGCAAATACTAGAAATTTGGGAATGGTAGCTTATATGAAACCTGCAATGGGGTTATTAATGCTTAGAGAATATATTTTAGGTCATGAGAGATTCGATAATGCATTTAAAGCTTACATCGAAAGATGGGCATACAAGCATCCAACGCCAGGTGACTTCTTTAATACAATAGAAAATGTGGCAGGCGAAAGCCTTTCATGGTTCTGGAGAACATGGTTCTATGGAAATGGTAATATAGATATTGCTTTAGATGGTGTTTATCCGTATCAGGGTAGCTATCTATTAGTGTTGTCAAATAAAGGAGAGGTTCCTATGCCAGTTAAAATAAAAGTGACCTATGCTGATAGAACTGATGAAATGGTGGAACTACCGGTTGAAATTTGGCAAAGAGGAGATTCATGGAATCATCTTTTAAGTACTGGTAAAGAAGTAGAAAAAATTGAAATTGATCCAAATAAAATTACGCCAGATATTAATGGATCAAATGATGTGTGGCCGAGCACATATTACAAAGATTAA
- a CDS encoding 3-hydroxybutyryl-CoA dehydrogenase yields the protein MENIAVIGSGTMGNGIAHVFAQNGFKVSLIDISESALEKGLATIGKNLDRQVKKEIIDEAKKAETLNNITTFTSVAEGAKGVELVVEAATENTDLKLKIFKELDEVCDDKTILASNTSSISITKIASVTKRPEKVIGMHFMNPVPVMKLVEIIRGYSTSDEVTNQIMEMSKKLGKIPEEVNDYPGFIANRILMPMINEAIFSLFEGVAGVKEIDSVMKLGMAHPMGPLQLADFIGLDVCLSILNVLHDGLGDPKYRPCPLLINMVQAGKLGAKSGEGFYNYSHGTKDLVVADTFKK from the coding sequence ATGGAAAACATAGCAGTAATTGGATCAGGAACAATGGGAAATGGTATTGCCCATGTTTTCGCTCAAAATGGATTTAAAGTTTCACTAATCGATATAAGCGAATCAGCTTTAGAAAAAGGACTTGCTACTATCGGTAAAAACCTTGATAGACAAGTGAAAAAGGAAATCATTGATGAGGCTAAAAAAGCTGAAACCTTAAATAACATCACAACTTTCACTTCAGTAGCAGAGGGGGCTAAAGGTGTTGAATTAGTAGTTGAGGCAGCAACAGAAAATACTGATCTTAAACTAAAAATATTTAAAGAATTAGATGAGGTTTGCGATGACAAAACCATATTAGCCTCAAACACTAGTTCTATTTCCATTACCAAAATAGCATCCGTTACTAAAAGACCAGAAAAAGTAATAGGTATGCATTTTATGAATCCTGTTCCCGTAATGAAATTAGTTGAAATCATTAGAGGATATTCAACTTCTGATGAAGTGACTAATCAGATTATGGAAATGTCTAAGAAATTAGGCAAAATTCCTGAAGAGGTAAATGATTACCCTGGTTTCATTGCCAATAGAATTCTTATGCCTATGATTAATGAGGCAATCTTCAGCTTATTTGAAGGGGTTGCAGGAGTAAAAGAAATTGATTCTGTTATGAAATTAGGAATGGCTCATCCTATGGGACCATTACAACTAGCTGATTTCATTGGTTTAGATGTATGCTTAAGCATATTAAATGTATTACATGATGGCTTAGGCGATCCTAAATACAGACCATGCCCATTGTTAATCAATATGGTTCAGGCTGGAAAATTAGGAGCAAAATCTGGCGAAGGTTTTTATAACTATAGCCATGGCACCAAAGATTTAGTAGTTGCTGATACCTTTAAAAAATAA
- a CDS encoding DUF3820 family protein, with the protein MEGFNPEILKDLVRVKMPFGKYKGILLCNLPVSYLEWFKRKDGFPSGKLGMQMETLWVIKTNGLEDLLKPLK; encoded by the coding sequence ATGGAAGGATTTAATCCTGAGATTTTAAAAGATTTAGTGAGAGTTAAAATGCCCTTTGGAAAATATAAGGGCATTTTACTTTGTAACTTACCTGTCTCCTATCTTGAATGGTTTAAAAGAAAAGACGGATTCCCATCTGGTAAGTTAGGTATGCAGATGGAAACACTTTGGGTAATAAAAACCAATGGATTAGAGGATCTACTCAAACCTCTAAAATAA
- a CDS encoding BF3164 family lipoprotein has translation MKNIIVFLFAFLVISACTRKEEMSSSAMQGKIKYINDYQLEERLIKGVNVFPNMTFNYPYDLVIKDSLMLISDIKEYNGLLSVLNLKSGELIGRYIKSGDGPEELISIATIEISDAGHIFLHDKTGKQVGKLKFDQLLNGDISNLKSEGFKMQIYDEDYPLNLVSFTLLSDSTFVSIIRPFPKKRFLIHNQDLDSLRTFGQYPPTIDKEHNLSEAFINGAVKGVLFLAQMKYSITNEKLIVAYSKVDLIQIYDLKNLETPPINITSKETEIPFPYNVTGTNIGVPCRGCPLGYDSPSLQDSVFYVRNINNKYGERNSFVSNEILKFDYEGNLLGKYVLDEKLYAITIDASGKFLYGINISTENPQILKYAINEN, from the coding sequence ATGAAGAATATAATAGTTTTCTTATTTGCATTTTTGGTGATTTCAGCATGTACTAGGAAGGAAGAAATGTCTTCTAGTGCTATGCAAGGAAAGATAAAATATATAAATGACTATCAATTAGAAGAACGCTTAATTAAAGGGGTTAATGTTTTCCCTAATATGACCTTTAATTATCCCTATGATTTAGTTATAAAGGATTCTCTAATGTTGATTTCTGATATTAAAGAGTACAATGGTTTGCTATCGGTACTTAATCTAAAAAGTGGAGAGCTAATTGGTCGCTATATAAAAAGTGGTGATGGACCTGAAGAATTAATTTCCATTGCTACTATTGAAATATCGGATGCTGGTCATATTTTTTTGCATGATAAGACGGGAAAGCAAGTAGGTAAATTGAAATTCGATCAATTGTTAAATGGAGATATAAGTAATTTAAAGTCAGAGGGATTCAAAATGCAAATTTATGATGAAGACTATCCCCTTAATTTAGTCTCATTTACCTTGTTAAGTGATTCCACTTTTGTAAGTATAATTCGACCATTCCCCAAGAAGCGTTTTTTGATTCATAATCAAGATTTGGATTCACTAAGGACTTTCGGCCAGTATCCACCCACAATTGATAAAGAACATAATCTCTCTGAAGCATTTATAAATGGTGCGGTAAAAGGGGTATTGTTTTTGGCTCAAATGAAATATAGTATCACTAATGAGAAATTGATAGTTGCTTATTCAAAAGTGGATTTGATTCAAATCTATGATCTGAAAAATCTTGAAACTCCGCCTATAAATATTACATCTAAAGAAACGGAGATCCCATTCCCTTATAATGTTACAGGTACAAATATTGGAGTTCCGTGTAGGGGGTGTCCATTGGGATACGATTCACCGTCATTACAAGATTCAGTTTTCTATGTAAGGAATATTAACAATAAATATGGGGAAAGGAATTCTTTTGTGTCCAACGAGATCTTAAAATTTGATTATGAAGGGAACTTATTAGGAAAATACGTCTTAGATGAGAAATTATATGCAATTACAATTGATGCTAGTGGAAAATTCTTATACGGTATCAATATCTCAACTGAAAATCCTCAAATTTTAAAATATGCCATTAATGAGAACTAA
- a CDS encoding exosortase F system-associated membrane protein has product MINKGILEPNSSLRITLIIISVIFLGIVFLGQRFNYSSFFGFSLSHQNEFIFNRSLRFLINDNLVLLIIYALFYERKYVKFGLLVEGFGFFFLLIPYFLLRFYTDLDHMIISFLHRLIINPTLMLLIIPAIYLKKNKY; this is encoded by the coding sequence ATGATAAATAAAGGAATTTTAGAACCTAATAGTAGTCTTAGAATTACGCTAATTATCATAAGCGTAATATTCTTAGGTATAGTCTTTCTTGGTCAGCGATTCAATTATAGTTCATTTTTTGGTTTTTCATTATCACATCAAAATGAGTTTATTTTCAATCGAAGTCTTCGGTTTTTGATAAATGATAATTTAGTCCTGCTAATAATTTATGCTTTGTTTTATGAAAGGAAATATGTGAAATTCGGACTACTGGTAGAAGGGTTTGGCTTTTTCTTTTTACTAATTCCATATTTTCTTTTACGCTTCTACACGGATCTCGACCATATGATCATTAGCTTTCTACACCGCTTAATTATTAACCCTACTTTAATGCTATTGATTATTCCAGCTATATATTTAAAAAAAAATAAATATTAA
- the xrtF gene encoding exosortase family protein XrtF: protein MSLYQDFKPSILFLAKFIGLYIILNIAYGFYLDASKGDADVVTKIVTEQTAWIIDLYEDQISTGPTEDLKSIFIYQGENPILSVYEGCNGLNVMIIFLSFLIAFGTIGKKMLWFIPTGIIVIHLFNLLRILLLFHVTISMPEFLYFSHKYLFTAFIYIAVFGMWALWILKINDK from the coding sequence GTGAGTTTATATCAAGATTTTAAACCATCCATACTATTTTTAGCCAAATTCATTGGGCTTTACATTATCCTTAATATTGCCTACGGATTTTATTTGGATGCTTCAAAAGGAGATGCCGATGTAGTTACCAAAATAGTGACAGAACAGACCGCATGGATTATTGATTTATATGAAGATCAAATTAGTACAGGGCCAACGGAAGATTTAAAAAGTATTTTTATTTACCAAGGTGAAAACCCTATTTTGTCAGTATATGAAGGCTGTAATGGGCTAAATGTAATGATAATATTTTTATCCTTTCTGATTGCTTTTGGTACTATTGGCAAGAAAATGCTATGGTTTATTCCGACTGGAATTATAGTAATTCATCTTTTTAATCTGCTTCGAATTCTTCTGTTGTTTCATGTCACCATTTCAATGCCTGAATTTTTATACTTTAGTCATAAATACTTATTTACTGCATTTATCTATATAGCAGTTTTTGGAATGTGGGCATTATGGATTTTGAAAATAAATGATAAATAA
- a CDS encoding NeuD/PglB/VioB family sugar acetyltransferase, with protein MTEIAIFGAGGFGREVNLIIQQLIKKGHPLHFLGYFDDEDKSAELGQSYLGNIEDLNNWNKPISIAVAVGNGLVRKEIVNKITNPKVDYARLISPYAIFNDIIEVGKGSIVCAGANLTTNISIGNFTVINLNATIGHDCILNDFCSIMPGVNLAGNVELEKGVFVGSGANILNGVRMKENSVLGSGAVLINDLAANEKAVGVPAKTIRK; from the coding sequence ATGACAGAAATTGCAATATTTGGAGCAGGAGGTTTCGGAAGAGAAGTTAATCTGATCATTCAACAGTTAATCAAAAAGGGACATCCCCTTCATTTTTTAGGTTATTTCGATGATGAAGATAAATCTGCTGAATTAGGGCAGTCATATTTGGGCAATATAGAGGATCTTAATAATTGGAATAAACCTATTTCAATAGCAGTTGCAGTGGGGAACGGTTTGGTGAGAAAAGAAATAGTAAATAAAATTACCAACCCAAAAGTAGATTATGCTCGTTTGATTTCACCCTATGCTATTTTTAATGACATCATTGAAGTAGGAAAAGGGAGTATTGTATGCGCTGGAGCGAATTTAACTACTAACATTTCAATTGGTAATTTTACAGTAATTAATTTGAATGCTACAATTGGTCATGATTGCATTTTAAATGATTTTTGTTCAATTATGCCAGGAGTAAATTTGGCAGGTAATGTTGAATTGGAGAAAGGTGTTTTTGTAGGAAGCGGTGCAAATATTTTGAACGGAGTTCGTATGAAAGAAAATAGTGTGCTAGGATCAGGGGCAGTACTAATAAATGATTTAGCAGCCAATGAGAAAGCTGTGGGAGTACCAGCAAAAACTATTAGAAAGTGA
- a CDS encoding acetyltransferase: MLLFGASGHAKVIVDNLSSQGIKVNGFYDEDESKKELWGIPVIGKTKDYKKSTEECLVSIGKNSTRKKVVQQLKEAPFGTAINKTSILGSNVKIEKGTVVMAGTVINADTKIGKHVIINTSASVDHDCIVDDYAHIAPNSSLCGGVHVGEGTLIGAGATVIPLVKIGKWCTIGAGAVIVEDVPDHSVVVGNPGKIIKQN; this comes from the coding sequence ATGTTATTATTTGGAGCAAGTGGACATGCTAAAGTAATTGTTGACAATCTATCGTCTCAAGGTATAAAAGTGAATGGCTTTTATGATGAAGATGAATCAAAAAAGGAATTATGGGGAATCCCAGTAATTGGTAAAACAAAGGATTACAAAAAATCAACTGAAGAGTGCCTAGTATCAATCGGTAAAAATAGTACTCGGAAGAAGGTCGTGCAGCAATTGAAAGAGGCTCCTTTTGGAACTGCAATAAATAAAACTTCTATACTGGGATCTAATGTTAAAATTGAGAAAGGTACAGTGGTTATGGCAGGTACTGTTATTAATGCAGATACCAAAATAGGAAAACATGTCATCATCAATACTTCGGCTAGTGTAGATCATGACTGTATCGTGGATGATTATGCTCATATCGCACCTAATTCAAGTTTATGTGGGGGTGTTCATGTAGGTGAAGGGACTCTAATTGGAGCAGGAGCAACTGTTATTCCCTTAGTGAAAATAGGGAAGTGGTGTACAATTGGCGCAGGTGCAGTAATAGTAGAAGATGTTCCGGATCATTCAGTAGTGGTAGGTAATCCTGGCAAAATAATAAAGCAAAATTAA
- a CDS encoding mechanosensitive ion channel family protein: protein MRNVVINSLLSVLLVLAVSFESYAQEPLEPSKIDSSLITIDSIVDVVKDSIRRDSADQSANSEVSESKSETDTVFVQTANATEPKKEDNKIEDISKFFSGDNIFYSIIFLLVGFLIIRAITFVLNALAERSTKYRITFKGLIPIVKILGWILVVTLIIVVIFKPSMATMLAFSASIGVAVGFASQDILKNIFAGIVILLDRPFVSGDKIEIDKFYGEVVEIGLRSTRIVTPDDSLVSVPNAVMMNSSLSNANSGEANCQVVAEIYLPLTIDTIRTREIATQASTVSKYIYLDKPITILFFNEINNTNSYYKMRVKAYVMDIRDEFRFKSDMTELIVSELVKEGVLTGHL, encoded by the coding sequence ATGAGAAATGTTGTTATAAATAGTTTATTATCGGTTTTATTAGTCTTAGCCGTATCTTTTGAGAGTTACGCACAGGAACCTCTAGAGCCTTCTAAAATAGATAGTAGCTTAATAACAATTGATTCTATTGTTGATGTGGTCAAGGACTCCATAAGAAGGGATTCAGCAGATCAGTCAGCCAATTCGGAAGTTTCAGAGTCAAAATCAGAAACTGATACAGTTTTTGTCCAGACAGCAAATGCTACTGAGCCAAAGAAAGAAGACAATAAAATAGAGGATATATCGAAGTTTTTTTCTGGGGATAATATCTTCTATTCTATAATTTTTCTATTGGTAGGTTTTCTAATTATAAGAGCCATAACTTTTGTTTTAAATGCTTTAGCAGAACGCAGTACGAAATATAGAATCACCTTTAAAGGCCTTATCCCAATTGTTAAGATTTTAGGATGGATATTAGTAGTTACCTTAATTATAGTTGTAATATTCAAACCCTCAATGGCCACTATGTTGGCATTTTCAGCTTCCATTGGTGTGGCAGTAGGTTTTGCATCACAAGATATTCTAAAGAATATTTTTGCGGGTATTGTTATTCTGTTAGACAGACCTTTTGTATCAGGCGATAAAATTGAAATTGATAAGTTTTATGGAGAAGTTGTAGAAATAGGACTAAGATCAACACGTATAGTTACGCCTGATGATTCATTGGTTTCTGTTCCAAATGCGGTGATGATGAACAGTTCATTATCAAATGCTAATTCAGGAGAAGCTAATTGTCAGGTAGTTGCGGAGATTTATTTGCCTCTTACTATTGATACAATTAGAACGAGAGAAATAGCTACGCAAGCATCTACTGTGTCAAAGTATATTTATCTAGATAAACCCATAACAATATTATTCTTTAATGAGATAAATAATACGAATTCTTATTATAAAATGAGGGTTAAAGCCTATGTAATGGATATTCGGGATGAGTTTCGTTTTAAAAGTGATATGACTGAACTGATAGTTTCTGAATTGGTGAAAGAGGGAGTATTAACGGGTCATTTGTAA